One window of Nymphaea colorata isolate Beijing-Zhang1983 chromosome 1, ASM883128v2, whole genome shotgun sequence genomic DNA carries:
- the LOC116251795 gene encoding metallothionein-like protein type 3, translating to MSTCGNCDCADKSQCVKKGNSFGIDIIETEKSYFDEVMEVPAAENGCKCGAGSACKCVNCSCGAH from the exons ATGTCGACCTGTGGCAACTGTGACTGCGCTGACAAGAGCCAGTGCGT GAAGAAAGGAAATTCTTTTGGTATCGATATCATCGAGACGGAGAAGAG TTACTTCGATGAAGTCATGGAGGTGCCGGCGGCCGAGAACGGCTGCAAGTGCGGTGCAGGCTCCGCCTGCAAGTGCGTGAACTGCTCCTGTGGTGCCCATTAA
- the LOC116248382 gene encoding 50S ribosomal protein L21, mitochondrial — protein MSMAARRPIQSLLSVRRLSSALHSKNDAGFLKTLESHPSSFPDPPLPLSGSILPHSLQKCESSLGSESIFRQGFSTTTRKPEFRQKREEDEGDSDEEGQEDYDDDDDDGEEEDDTDEEEAVSNRLAGREMSDAEKAEEAAAIGYRVIGQLQASERPFKPWEPVFAVIQIGSHQFKVCNGDCVYTERLKWCEVNDKLILSKVLMIGSKTQTIIGRPILPDTEVHAVVEEHAKDAKVIIFKKKRRKNYRRTKGHRQELTRLRITDIQGIEKPQTVMAA, from the exons ATGTCCATGGCGGCAAGGCGACCTATCCAATCGCTTCTCTCTGTCCGCCGTCTCTCTTCCGCTCTCCACTCCAAGAACGACGCGGGGTTCCTTAAAACCCTCGAATCCCATCCCTCTTCTTTTCCCGAcccccctcttcctctttcggGCTCGATCCTTCCGCATTCCCTCCAGAAATGTGAATCCAGTCTGGGAAGCGAGTCTATATTTCGTCAGGGCTTCTCGACAACGACGAGGAAGCCAGAGTTCAGGCAAAAGCGCGAAGAGGATGAAGGTGATAGCGATGAGGAAGGACAagaagattatgatgatgacgatgacgatGGTGAAGAAGAGGATGACACAGACGAGGAGGAAGCGGTTTCTAACCGTCTGGCCGGTAGAGAGATGAGTGATGCTGAGAAGGCGGAAGAGGCGGCGGCGATCGGATACAGAGTGATCGGGCAATTGCAGGCGTCTGAGCGGCCGTTCAAGCCCTGGGAGCCGGTCTTCGCAGTGATTCAG ATTGGATCTCATCAGTTCAAAGTTTGCAATGGGGACTGTGTCTACACTGAGAGGTTGAAGTGGTGTGAAGTAAACGACAAG CTGATTCTCAGTAAGGTATTGATGATTGGATCGAAGACACAGACTATAATTGGCAGGCCAATTCTGCCAGATACGGAGGTTCATGCTGTCGTTGAGGAGCAT GCTAAAGATGCAAAAGTaattatatttaagaaaaaaagaaggaaaaattacCGTCGAACCAAGGGGCATCGTCAG GAATTGACAAGACTCAGGATTACGGATATTCAAGGAATAGAGAAACCACAAACAGTGATGGCTGCTTAG
- the LOC116248742 gene encoding mannan endo-1,4-beta-mannosidase 2: protein MLAGNGLFCPLLGFASCAVFIYMTLGDLKFFFREPKMEFVRRNGTQFVEGGKEFYVNGWNSYWLMDQAVEEYSRPRVTKMLHAGAKMGLTVCRTWAFNDAGYNALQLKPGEFDERVFKALDRVIAEARHHGIRLILCLVNNLHAYGGKAQYVQWAWEEGSASSRSNDSFFSDSSIRHHFKNYVKTMLTRRNRFTGVEYRNDPTIFAWELMNEPRCTTDPSGSSLQGWIKEMAEFVKSIDKNHLLTVGVEGFYSAATAKKFHVNPGDWASSLGTDFVENSRIAAIDFASVHTYPDSWCPGLSFTEKMKFVSEWISSHIDDGDQDLKKPVLFAEFGLSSKTDNFQPGHRYQYYKRVYDLLYEAAKATRSGAGAMPWQFLVDDMDEYGDAFAIVPWRIPSIYKLITRQSCRLAAIRHGKSSSKLLAECP, encoded by the exons ATGTTGGCAGGAAATGGACTATTTTGCCCGCTTCTTGGGTTTGCTTCGTGTGCTGTTTTTATTTACATGACATTGGGGGATTTAAAGTTTTTCTTCAGGGAGCCAAAGATGGAGTTTGTGAGAAGAAATGGGACTCAATTTGTTGAGGGAGGGAAGGAATTCTATGTCAACGGATGGAATTCTTACTGGTTAATGGATCAGGCGGTGGAAGAATACAGTAGGCCGAGAGTAACGAAAATGCTTCATGCTGGTGCCAAGATGGGGCTTACTGTTTGCAGAACTTGGGCTTTCAATGATGCCGGATATAATGCCTTACAGCTTAAGCCGGGAGAATTTGACGAACGCGTATTTAAG GCATTGGATCGAGTCATTGCAGAAGCACGGCACCATGGGATTAGATTAATCCTCTGTCTGGTGAATAATTTGCATGCCTATGGAGGTAAAGCTCAGTATGTTCAATGGGCATGGGAGGAAGGGTCAGCTTCAAGCAGGTCTAACGACTCTTTCTTTTCCGATTCCTCCATCAGACATCATTTCAAGAATTATGTGAAG ACAATGTTGACTCGGAGAAATCGCTTTACAGGAGTTGAATATAGAAACGATCCTACAATTTTTGCATGGGAATTAATGAATGAGCCTCGTTGTACAACTGATCCTTCTGGTAGTTCACTTCAG gGTTGGATCAAAGAAATGGCTGAATTCGTGAAATCTATTGACAAGAACCACCTACTAACTGTTGGAGTGGAAGGCTTCTATAGTGCAGCAACTGCCAAAAAGTTCCATGTGAACCCCGGAGACTGGGCAAGCAGCCTTGGCACTGATTTTGTGGAAAATTCGAGGATTGCAGCGATAGATTTTGCTTCTGTTCATACATACCCAGATAGCTG GTGTCCAGGGCTCAGTTTCACAGAGAAGATGAAGTTTGTGTCGGAATGGATATCATCTCATATTGATGATGGAGACCAGGATTTGAAAAAACCAGTGCTGTTTGCTGAATTTGGGTTGTCTTCCAAGACTGATAACTTTCAACCGGGACACCGATATCAGTACTACAAGAGGGTGTATGATTTACTGTACGAAGCTGCAAAAGCAACGCGATCTGGTGCTGGAGCAATGCCATGGCAGTTTCTTGTCGATGACATGGACGAGTATGGAGATGCATTTGCAATTGTTCCATGGAGGATACCATCCATTTACAAGCTCATAACCAGACAGTCGTGTAGGTTGGCAGCAATCCGCCATGGCAAGAGTTCATCCAAGTTATTGGCTGAATGCCCATAG